A genomic window from Macaca mulatta isolate MMU2019108-1 chromosome 19, T2T-MMU8v2.0, whole genome shotgun sequence includes:
- the CLEC4G gene encoding C-type lectin domain family 4 member G: MDTTRYSKWGGSSEEVPGGHWGRRVHWSGRPLFLALAVLVVTVLWAVILSILLSKASTERAVLLDGQDLLRTNASKQTAALGALKEEVGVCRSCCSGTQAQLQTTRSELEEAQAKLMEQESALRELREHVTQGLAEASRNREDVRTELFRALEAVRLHNNSCEPCPTSWLSFEGSCYFFSVPKTTWAAAQGHCADASAHLVIVGGLEEQGFLTRNTGGRGYWLGLRAVRHLGKVQGYQWVDGVSLSFSHWNQGEPNDARGREDCVMMLRTGLWNDAPCDSEKDGWICEKRHNC; this comes from the exons ATGGACACCACCAGGTACAGCAAGTGGGGCGGCAGCTCGGAGGAGGTCCCCGGAG GGCACTGGGGACGCCGGGTGCACTGGAGCGGGAGACCCCTCTTCTTGGCCCTGGCTGTCCTGGTCGTCACAGTCCTGTGGGCTGTGATCCTGAGTATCCTATTGTCCAAGG CCTCCACGGAGCGCGCGGTGCTACTCGACGGCCAGGACCTGCTGAGGACAAACG CCTCGAAGCAGACGGCGGCGCTGGGTGCCCTGAAGGAGGAGGTCGGAGTCTGCCGCAGCTGCT GCTCCGGGACGCAGGCGCAGCTGCAGACCACGCGCTCGGAGCTTGAGGAGGCGCAGGCGAAGCTGATGGAGCAGGAGAGCGCCCTGCGGGAACTGCGTGAGCACG TGACCCAGGGCTTGGCTGAAGCCAGCAGGAACCGTGAGGACGTCCGCACTGAGCTGTTCCGGGCGCTGGAGGCCGTGAGGCTCCATAATA ACTCCTGCGAGCCGTGCCCCACGTCGTGGCTGTCCTTCGAGGGCTCCTGCTACTTTTTCTCTGTGCCAAAGACCACGTGGGCGGCGGCGCAGGGTCACTGCGCGGATGCCAGCGCTCACCTGGTGATCGTTGGGGGCCTGGAAGAGCAG GGCTTCCTGACTCGGAACACAGGTGGCCGTGGTTACTGGCTGGGCCTGAGGGCTGTGCGCCATCTGGGCAAGGTTCAGGGCTACCAGTGGGTGGACGGAGTCTCTCTCAGCTTCAG CCACTGGAACCAGGGAGAGCCCAATGATGCTCGGGGGCGCGAGGACTGTGTCATGATGCTGCGCACGGGGCTATGGAATGACGCACCGTGTGACAGCGAGAAGGATGGCTGGATCTGTGAGAAAAGGCACAACTGCTGA